A single window of Clupea harengus unplaced genomic scaffold, Ch_v2.0.2, whole genome shotgun sequence DNA harbors:
- the cnrip1b gene encoding CB1 cannabinoid receptor-interacting protein 1b, whose translation MTDIPQLIKIAVSLKTTPNEGPVFFKTDGTRFDQSRTIKLLTGTKYKIEVVVKPGVVQATTMTVGGVTFSLEQQSKDPQSVVYTGLYNTEGVPHTKSGERQPVQISIQFPDAGQFETTWQVKYYNYQKRDHCQWGNSFRSIDYECKPNETKSLMWINKESFV comes from the exons ATGACTGACATTCCCCAGCTAATCAAAATCGCGGTGTCTCTGAAAACGACGCCCAACGAGGGACCAGTGTTCTTCAAAACCGATGGGACCAGGTTCGATCAGAGCAGGACAATCAAATTACTCACTGGAACAAAATACAAAATCGAGGTGGTCGTTAAACCCGGAGTGGTGCAGGCTAC GACCATGACTGTAGGGGGTGTGACCTTCTCCTTGGAGCAGCAGTCCAAGGATCCCCAGTCAGTGGTCTACACAGGGTTATACAACACAGAAGGTGTGCCCCACACcaagagtggagagaggcaACCTGTCCAAATCAGCATACAG TTTCCTGATGCTGGTCAGTTTGAGACCACATGGCAGGTGAAGTACTACAACTACCAGAAGCGGGACCACTGCCAGTGGGGCAACAGCTTCAGAAGCATCGACTATGAGTGCAAGCCCAACGAGACCAAGAGCCTGATGTGGATCAATAAAGAGAGTTTTGTCTGA